In Pseudomonas sp. DNDY-54, a genomic segment contains:
- a CDS encoding chaperone NapD: MNNALHIASLLVHCRPELLEAVKRNLVLLPGTELHQESAAGKVVVVLEAEHESRILDTISHIQQMPGVLNAALIYHELLTSEGEPE; this comes from the coding sequence ATGAATAACGCCCTGCATATTGCGAGCTTGCTCGTGCATTGTCGCCCCGAGCTGCTCGAAGCGGTCAAACGCAATCTGGTGCTGCTACCTGGAACGGAGCTGCACCAAGAGAGCGCCGCTGGCAAGGTCGTCGTGGTCCTCGAGGCCGAGCATGAAAGCCGTATCCTCGACACGATAAGCCATATCCAACAGATGCCCGGCGTTCTGAACGCCGCCCTGATTTATCACGAACTCCTCACCTCCGAAGGAGAGCCTGAATGA
- a CDS encoding periplasmic nitrate reductase, NapE protein, with product MPHHTDPASVGKPEETRLFVFLLVFLFPLLSVAMVSGYGFIVWISQMIFGPPGPPS from the coding sequence GTGCCGCACCATACCGATCCCGCATCCGTGGGCAAGCCGGAGGAAACACGGCTATTCGTCTTTCTCCTGGTCTTTCTCTTCCCGCTTTTGAGCGTCGCAATGGTCTCTGGTTACGGTTTTATCGTCTGGATTAGCCAGATGATCTTCGGCCCTCCCGGTCCGCCGAGCTGA
- a CDS encoding MFS transporter — protein sequence MLGESHGSHLQRGTSAYRRATLALFCAGFATFAMLYCVQPLLPLLADYFSVSAASSSLALSLTTLSLALCLLVSGALAESWGRKRVMGLALGLACLLGLACVTAESWTLLLLFRALLGLALSGLPALAMAYVGEEFAPESLPAAMGLYIGGTALGGLLGRLLSGLLSDIGGWQLALGGIAGLGLLALGLFVWLLPASRNFTAQPLSLRVLLANFAEHLSNPVLRNLFLQAFLLMGGFVALFNYIGFRLAEAPFGLSSTVIGLLFVVYLAGIFSAGWAGRLVPRLGARAVLQGGVGLMLVGVALCATPWLGAIIVGLALFTLGFFAAHAVASGQVGAHAKGAKAQASALYLCAYYLGSSVVGYAAGYVWEHSGWLPLMAVLAALFVLAAWRARTL from the coding sequence ATGCTTGGTGAATCGCACGGGTCTCACCTTCAGCGCGGAACCTCTGCTTACCGCCGCGCCACGCTAGCTCTGTTCTGCGCCGGCTTTGCCACGTTCGCCATGCTTTATTGCGTGCAACCGCTATTGCCGTTGTTGGCTGACTATTTTTCCGTTTCAGCGGCCAGTAGCAGCTTGGCCTTGTCGTTAACCACGTTGTCGCTGGCGCTCTGCCTGTTGGTGTCGGGGGCGCTGGCGGAAAGTTGGGGACGCAAGCGCGTCATGGGGCTGGCCTTAGGACTCGCGTGCCTGCTCGGTCTGGCCTGCGTCACTGCGGAATCCTGGACGCTGCTGCTTTTGTTCCGCGCTCTTCTGGGCCTTGCGCTCAGTGGGCTCCCTGCTCTGGCTATGGCCTATGTTGGCGAAGAGTTCGCCCCCGAATCCCTGCCGGCGGCAATGGGCTTGTATATCGGCGGCACCGCGCTTGGCGGGTTGCTGGGTCGGTTACTGTCGGGCCTGTTGAGCGACATCGGCGGCTGGCAACTGGCGCTTGGAGGAATCGCTGGTTTGGGATTGCTAGCGCTGGGCTTGTTCGTCTGGTTACTGCCTGCCTCGCGGAATTTCACCGCGCAACCCCTGTCGCTGCGCGTATTGCTCGCCAACTTCGCCGAGCATCTGAGCAACCCTGTCTTGCGCAATCTCTTTCTGCAGGCGTTTCTGCTGATGGGTGGCTTTGTCGCGCTGTTCAACTACATCGGCTTCCGCCTGGCTGAGGCGCCGTTCGGCCTGTCTTCGACCGTGATTGGCCTGCTGTTCGTCGTCTATCTGGCGGGGATATTCAGTGCGGGTTGGGCGGGGCGGCTGGTTCCGCGTCTGGGGGCGCGAGCAGTGCTTCAAGGCGGGGTAGGGCTGATGCTGGTGGGTGTGGCTTTGTGTGCAACGCCCTGGCTGGGTGCCATCATTGTCGGGCTTGCGCTGTTCACGTTGGGCTTTTTTGCTGCACATGCCGTGGCGAGCGGGCAGGTGGGGGCGCATGCAAAGGGGGCCAAGGCTCAAGCCTCGGCGCTGTACCTGTGTGCTTACTACCTGGGATCAAGTGTGGTGGGGTATGCAGCAGGCTACGTGTGGGAGCATTCGGGCTGGCTGCCGCTGATGGCGGTGCTGGCTGCACTCTTTGTGCTTGCCGCGTGGCGGGCCAGGACGCTATAG
- a CDS encoding SprT family zinc-dependent metalloprotease gives MPETLHARVEACYLQAEAFFSRRFMRPQVSFKLRGQKAGVAHLNTNQLRFNPQLYQENREHFLKQTVAHEVAHLIAHQMFGGRIRPHGEEWRSIMRGVYELTPDRCHSYEIRGRQTSRYIYRCACDGQDFPFSPQRHALVRKGRRYFCRSCRATLVFSGEQRIE, from the coding sequence ATGCCCGAAACCCTACATGCACGTGTCGAGGCCTGCTACTTGCAGGCCGAGGCTTTTTTCAGCAGGCGCTTCATGCGCCCGCAGGTCAGCTTCAAATTGCGCGGCCAGAAAGCGGGCGTTGCGCACCTCAACACCAATCAGTTGCGCTTCAATCCGCAGCTGTACCAAGAGAATCGGGAGCATTTTCTCAAGCAAACCGTAGCTCACGAGGTTGCGCACTTGATTGCGCACCAGATGTTTGGGGGCCGGATCCGCCCGCATGGCGAAGAGTGGCGATCGATCATGCGAGGTGTCTACGAACTGACACCCGACCGCTGCCACAGCTACGAGATTCGCGGCCGGCAGACCAGCCGCTATATCTATCGCTGCGCCTGTGACGGTCAGGACTTCCCGTTCAGCCCGCAGCGCCACGCACTGGTGCGAAAAGGCCGACGTTATTTCTGCCGCAGCTGCCGGGCCACCCTGGTTTTCAGCGGAGAACAGCGAATCGAGTGA
- a CDS encoding Yip1 family protein yields the protein MTPEFISLFTRPDRAWETIRQKEDAHSLHYLMHLLLLALIPAACLFIGVTFVGWSLVDAERVRLDFASAFQLCLLLYITIIIGTVIMGFFVRWMARAFEVRPNLNQCIGFIAYVITPFLLAGVTGLYPNRWFAAIVLLIAGIYSTYLLFTGLPAFMRQRSSQSFLYASSIWGVALLVMVTVLISMILFWSQFLQPNYERTVQENQSYGTQEERPQEEPGGL from the coding sequence ATGACCCCAGAATTCATCAGCTTATTCACCCGGCCCGATCGTGCCTGGGAAACCATCCGCCAAAAGGAAGACGCCCACAGCCTGCATTACCTGATGCACCTGTTGTTGCTGGCGCTGATCCCTGCAGCGTGCCTTTTTATTGGTGTCACCTTTGTCGGCTGGAGTCTCGTCGATGCGGAGCGGGTACGGCTCGATTTTGCCAGCGCTTTTCAGCTGTGCCTGTTGCTGTACATCACGATCATTATCGGCACTGTGATCATGGGTTTTTTCGTACGGTGGATGGCTCGAGCGTTTGAGGTACGACCGAATCTCAACCAATGCATCGGTTTTATCGCTTACGTCATTACTCCGTTCCTCCTCGCCGGTGTAACCGGGCTGTACCCAAATCGTTGGTTCGCAGCCATCGTCCTGCTGATTGCCGGCATCTACTCCACTTACCTGCTGTTCACCGGCCTGCCAGCTTTCATGCGTCAGCGCAGCTCGCAAAGTTTTCTCTATGCGAGCTCAATCTGGGGTGTAGCGCTGCTAGTGATGGTGACCGTGCTGATCTCGATGATTCTGTTCTGGTCGCAGTTTCTCCAGCCGAACTACGAGCGCACCGTGCAGGAGAATCAGAGCTACGGCACTCAGGAAGAGCGTCCTCAAGAAGAGCCCGGCGGTCTCTGA